DNA from Synechococcales cyanobacterium T60_A2020_003:
GACATGGTTCCCATTATTAGCCTCGTACTTCAGCAAAAGTTAGGGTTGTACCAGCCCCCCTATGAGATTCCTACCTACGATGCCCAGTCTGAAGTTCAAGCTAAACCTTTAGCGCCTCAGCACTAGGGAGCTAGATTTAGGTCTTGCGCTCTGGAATGGGTGAGCGATCGCCTATTCTGGCATTAATATCACCCCCACTATCCGTTCAACCCCTGCGACGTTGAGGATACTCAACATAATTTTTTAACTCATGAGCCATTCGTCGCAGTCCTTGCAGTTCATCGCGGCGAATAAAGGGAAGCAGTAGCGATGACATTGCGCCCGAAAAGCGCTCTTGATGACGATAGCGCGTTACATCGACATCAACATCCTGGAGTTCAAAACTGTGCTGACTCTTAAACCCTGGTGCCGTAGACAACCACTGCAAGCAGGCATTCGGTTGAACAACGGTGATGTAGGATTGAAACTCAATTTCGTCATCGTCTTCGGTACGCCGCACCGACAGCATGACGTGATTGCCTGCACTCAAGGGACGAGCCGGATCTCGGTCAAAGAGAAACGTGTTCCAATATAGCCAGCGCTCTTTGTGGATCAGCGCTTGCCACACCTGCGATCGCGCCGCACGAATCGTAATTTCAGTAGAGAGGCTTGGCATAGTTGTAACTTCGTATGACCAGGTACAATCTTAGGCTTAAGGTTCCCCTAAAATCTGCTGACAACACCTACAGGAAAAATAATTGTCAATGGTTGCTCTGACACCCAACTCTAGTTTTAGCCTAACAATCCGCTTTCAATTGCCGAACCAGGCCGGAATGCTTGCAAATGTCACCCAGGCGATCGCCG
Protein-coding regions in this window:
- a CDS encoding SRPBCC domain-containing protein; amino-acid sequence: MPSLSTEITIRAARSQVWQALIHKERWLYWNTFLFDRDPARPLSAGNHVMLSVRRTEDDDEIEFQSYITVVQPNACLQWLSTAPGFKSQHSFELQDVDVDVTRYRHQERFSGAMSSLLLPFIRRDELQGLRRMAHELKNYVEYPQRRRG